A single genomic interval of halophilic archaeon DL31 harbors:
- a CDS encoding Archaemetzincin (KEGG: hla:Hlac_0334 archaemetzincin-like protein~HAMAP: Archaemetzincin~PFAM: Peptidase M54, archaemetzincin), which translates to MLVDIVPVGEVPSRAKREASEALRSVYECEVGVKDEQPIPTDALDRGRNQYRAERFIEVASQAGAGDKNIALTTEDLYYRQRNYVFGLAYLNGSGSVISTHRLNTSSDGGISTKPTAEVFADRIRKEVVHEMGHNFGLEHCDNSKCVMSFSPTVREVDVKEENLCGTCSRMLR; encoded by the coding sequence ATGCTCGTCGACATCGTTCCTGTGGGAGAGGTTCCCAGCCGGGCAAAGCGTGAGGCCTCCGAGGCGCTGCGCTCGGTGTATGAATGCGAGGTGGGCGTCAAGGACGAACAGCCCATCCCCACGGACGCGCTCGACCGCGGGCGCAACCAGTACCGGGCCGAGCGCTTCATCGAAGTGGCGAGTCAAGCCGGTGCCGGCGACAAGAACATCGCCCTCACCACCGAGGATCTCTACTACCGCCAGCGCAACTACGTCTTCGGGCTGGCGTATCTCAACGGCAGCGGCTCGGTCATCTCGACCCACCGACTCAACACCTCCTCCGACGGCGGCATCTCGACGAAGCCGACCGCTGAAGTGTTCGCCGACCGCATCCGCAAGGAAGTGGTCCACGAGATGGGCCACAACTTCGGCCTCGAACACTGTGACAACAGTAAATGCGTGATGTCGTTCTCGCCCACCGTCCGCGAAGTGGACGTGAAAGAGGAGAACCTCTGTGGCACCTGTTCGCGGATGCTGCGGTAG
- a CDS encoding hypothetical protein (KEGG: hma:pNG7264 hypothetical protein), producing MDPLVTSLTVPLRFVVGVLAAAVALFVMGLAIPRFPDGELPPQIAAGVLTNRRPDGISGNLADAIHYAAGLLGGPVFVWLTLLFEGLLGSASLVAAGLAMVVLYGFLTGFFLLVVLPRSRVADLRVPRIQRAWLFSVAIYVLVLAPLTAVGTALL from the coding sequence ATGGATCCGCTCGTAACCTCCCTGACGGTGCCGTTGCGGTTCGTCGTCGGTGTGCTGGCGGCCGCAGTCGCGCTGTTCGTGATGGGGCTGGCGATACCTCGCTTCCCCGACGGCGAACTGCCGCCGCAGATCGCCGCAGGCGTGCTGACGAACCGGCGGCCGGACGGCATCTCGGGGAACCTCGCCGATGCCATCCACTACGCAGCCGGGCTGCTGGGAGGGCCGGTGTTCGTCTGGCTCACGCTGCTGTTCGAGGGGCTGCTCGGCAGCGCCTCGCTCGTCGCGGCAGGGCTGGCGATGGTCGTGCTCTATGGCTTCCTGACGGGCTTTTTCCTGCTCGTCGTGCTGCCGCGCTCGCGGGTCGCGGACCTGCGTGTCCCGCGCATCCAGCGCGCGTGGCTCTTCTCTGTGGCTATCTACGTGCTGGTGCTGGCGCCGCTCACGGCGGTCGGAACCGCGTTGCTCTGA
- a CDS encoding alanine racemase domain protein (PFAM: Alanine racemase, N-terminal~KEGG: htu:Htur_4875 alanine racemase domain protein) gives MTAWTAEAMGPRLYEPVEALETPALLVDLDAMERNITEYAAVAEEHDVALRSHVKTHKNAEIAAEEVELTGGTGICCQTLGEVETMARNGIDDIYLSYQVVGESKLDRLCWLDGKLDALATTVDSAATIDLLQAAAANHDRTLHAVLEIDMGLHRTGVAPDEAVALAARITDAENLAFDGILAYDSHVKAAASTEQEFEDGCWAAMELAQEVVDDIEATGIAVEEVKVGGTATSRYSCTHPVVTEINPGMYPFNDVGELELRPWEVHKAACAATIITTVISVPDEDRLVVDGGSKTFSLDKPAMPDPKNRDDIEYANASEEHGWIDTSEAEETFEVGDRLEFIVPHVCTTINLHDLLVGVRDGRVEELWEVQARGKVR, from the coding sequence ATGACTGCTTGGACCGCCGAAGCGATGGGGCCACGGCTCTACGAGCCAGTCGAGGCGCTCGAGACACCCGCCCTGCTCGTGGACCTCGACGCGATGGAGCGCAACATCACAGAGTACGCTGCTGTCGCCGAGGAACACGACGTGGCGCTGCGTTCGCACGTCAAGACCCACAAGAACGCCGAAATCGCGGCCGAAGAAGTCGAACTGACCGGCGGGACGGGTATCTGCTGTCAGACGCTGGGCGAGGTGGAGACGATGGCCCGCAACGGGATCGACGACATCTATCTCTCTTATCAGGTGGTGGGCGAGTCGAAACTCGACCGGCTCTGCTGGCTGGACGGTAAACTCGACGCACTGGCGACTACCGTCGACTCCGCAGCGACCATCGACCTGTTGCAGGCGGCCGCCGCGAACCACGACCGCACGCTCCATGCAGTGCTCGAAATCGACATGGGGCTGCACCGCACTGGCGTGGCCCCGGACGAGGCCGTCGCTCTCGCAGCGCGAATCACTGACGCCGAGAACCTCGCTTTCGACGGCATCCTTGCGTACGACTCCCACGTGAAAGCAGCGGCGTCGACCGAACAGGAGTTCGAGGACGGCTGCTGGGCGGCGATGGAGTTGGCACAGGAGGTCGTCGACGACATCGAAGCCACGGGAATCGCCGTCGAGGAGGTGAAAGTCGGTGGCACCGCGACCTCGCGGTACAGTTGCACCCATCCCGTCGTGACCGAGATCAATCCCGGGATGTACCCGTTCAACGACGTGGGCGAACTCGAACTCCGGCCGTGGGAGGTGCACAAAGCGGCGTGTGCAGCCACTATTATCACCACCGTCATCTCCGTGCCCGACGAGGACCGCCTCGTCGTCGACGGTGGCAGCAAGACGTTCTCGCTGGACAAGCCTGCAATGCCCGACCCCAAGAACCGGGACGACATCGAGTACGCCAACGCCAGCGAGGAACACGGCTGGATCGACACCAGTGAGGCCGAGGAAACGTTCGAGGTGGGCGACCGACTGGAGTTCATCGTCCCGCACGTCTGTACGACCATCAACCTCCACGACCTGCTGGTCGGGGTGCGAGACGGCCGTGTGGAGGAGCTCTGGGAGGTGCAGGCCCGCGGGAAGGTTCGGTAA
- a CDS encoding 40-residue YVTN family beta-propeller repeat protein (KEGG: nmg:Nmag_0496 40-residue YVTN family beta-propeller repeat protein~TIGRFAM: YVTN beta-propeller repeat~PFAM: NHL repeat), producing MGELIVLNKDADTVQYLDAETGESLATVDTDFNPHEVALSPDGETAYVTCSLGDSLLFLDNESREVRDRFEHDLFDFPHGLAVRESAGELWLVSTYSSQVFVFKIETEELLETFPTHQQHSHIVTFGPGEERAYIANIGSDTVTVVDADERRVVADPPVGEGPEGIAVDQDTGEILVANQDDGRLSVLNPETFADEGPAILGATPIRVVFDPEGRYVLVPNRESDDVSVIDTEHIRDGERRPWEIKRIPVGIWPGGTVFEPSGDRAFVANNKTNDVSVIDTGTFEEVERFDAGYHPDGITYLER from the coding sequence ATGGGAGAACTCATCGTGCTGAACAAGGACGCCGACACCGTCCAGTATCTCGATGCCGAGACCGGCGAATCGCTCGCGACCGTCGACACCGACTTCAACCCGCACGAGGTCGCGCTCTCGCCCGACGGCGAGACAGCCTACGTCACCTGCTCGCTGGGTGATTCGTTGCTCTTCCTCGACAACGAGAGCCGGGAGGTCCGAGACCGCTTCGAACACGACCTCTTCGACTTCCCCCATGGGCTCGCTGTGCGCGAGTCGGCGGGCGAGCTCTGGCTGGTCTCGACGTACTCCAGTCAGGTGTTCGTTTTCAAGATTGAGACTGAGGAGCTGCTCGAGACGTTCCCGACCCACCAGCAACACTCCCACATAGTGACCTTCGGCCCCGGCGAGGAGCGAGCCTACATCGCCAACATCGGCAGTGACACCGTCACCGTCGTCGACGCAGACGAGCGCCGTGTCGTCGCCGACCCGCCCGTCGGCGAGGGGCCGGAAGGCATCGCCGTTGACCAGGACACGGGCGAGATTCTCGTCGCGAACCAGGACGACGGTCGGCTCTCGGTACTGAACCCGGAGACGTTCGCGGACGAGGGGCCGGCGATTCTCGGCGCCACGCCCATCCGTGTGGTCTTCGACCCTGAGGGGCGCTACGTGCTGGTCCCCAATCGCGAGTCCGACGACGTGTCCGTCATCGACACGGAGCATATCCGCGACGGCGAGCGCCGGCCCTGGGAAATCAAGCGGATTCCCGTGGGCATCTGGCCCGGCGGCACCGTCTTCGAGCCATCCGGCGACCGCGCGTTCGTCGCGAACAACAAGACCAACGACGTGTCGGTCATTGACACCGGGACGTTCGAGGAAGTCGAGCGATTCGACGCCGGCTACCATCCTGACGGAATAACCTACCTCGAGCGCTGA
- a CDS encoding Na+/solute symporter (PFAM: Sodium/solute symporter~KEGG: bmq:BMQ_3514 solute:sodium symporter (SSS) family transporter) → MVSRLVGFGLLALWAAAMIALSYFVYKRQGVSDTSEFITAGGRAQVGLTTASFAVTWMWAGDILGVPQYVGITGVAGIWMYAAPAVLSSFIVIPFALRMRKLFPQGLTYSEYFIERFGKGAHLAVIAVILYTMVLGGVIQLFVGGAVIGGLTGIDPNIVMAVLMSVIAVYILLSGLWGSMTTDFVQFLSAIVLTLVFVPLLLFEAGGPSAVYANMVTNLGDKSPSFLSMANLNFIEDLFLPYALGLGVWGVVSLATWQRVFAVRRDKTSRFLTIGGIGVFTTIAMYSIIGFVGLAAFPDVAPGNLSIAALGLMPGWAAVVFLLVALMVLGSSVDSYLTAIASLTSRDIYYRHLNPEASDDEQLRVARGASIGFAAVIFAGTVFALGSISFVQLLLIGGIGASALVGPFALSLFWKKTSQVGFVAGVVGSQAVTAFLLLASYDILVTSPTIKLWEIMAVGHLLSTGLATGVSLLSPDDFDFDSIAQETPQAMADGSGGDSE, encoded by the coding sequence ATGGTTAGCCGTCTTGTGGGGTTCGGCCTGCTGGCCCTCTGGGCGGCGGCGATGATTGCGCTGAGCTACTTCGTCTACAAGCGCCAGGGCGTCTCCGACACCTCCGAGTTCATCACGGCGGGTGGCCGCGCTCAGGTTGGCCTGACGACGGCCTCCTTTGCGGTGACGTGGATGTGGGCCGGCGACATCCTCGGTGTCCCACAGTACGTCGGCATCACCGGCGTCGCGGGCATCTGGATGTACGCGGCGCCGGCGGTGCTTTCTTCGTTCATCGTCATCCCGTTTGCGCTGCGCATGCGGAAGCTGTTCCCGCAGGGGCTGACCTACTCCGAGTACTTCATCGAGCGCTTCGGGAAGGGCGCGCACCTGGCGGTCATCGCCGTCATCCTCTATACGATGGTGCTGGGCGGCGTCATCCAACTGTTCGTCGGTGGCGCCGTCATCGGCGGCCTCACGGGTATCGACCCCAACATCGTGATGGCGGTGCTGATGTCGGTCATCGCCGTCTACATCCTGCTGAGCGGGCTCTGGGGCTCGATGACCACTGACTTCGTGCAGTTCCTGAGCGCCATCGTGCTCACCTTGGTGTTCGTTCCGCTGTTGCTGTTCGAGGCCGGCGGCCCGAGTGCCGTCTACGCTAACATGGTGACCAACCTCGGTGACAAATCGCCGTCGTTCCTCTCGATGGCGAATCTGAACTTCATCGAGGACCTGTTCCTCCCCTACGCGCTCGGACTGGGGGTCTGGGGCGTCGTCTCGTTGGCGACGTGGCAGCGGGTCTTCGCCGTCCGTCGGGACAAGACCTCTCGGTTCCTCACCATCGGCGGTATCGGCGTGTTCACCACCATCGCGATGTACTCAATCATCGGCTTCGTCGGGCTGGCGGCGTTCCCCGACGTGGCGCCGGGCAACCTCTCAATTGCGGCGCTCGGGCTGATGCCCGGCTGGGCCGCAGTCGTCTTCCTGCTCGTGGCGCTGATGGTGCTCGGCTCCTCGGTAGACTCCTACCTCACGGCCATCGCGAGCCTCACGTCGCGGGACATCTACTACCGTCACCTCAACCCCGAGGCCAGCGACGACGAGCAGCTCCGGGTCGCCCGTGGCGCCTCTATCGGCTTCGCAGCGGTCATCTTCGCAGGCACGGTGTTCGCGCTGGGCTCCATCAGCTTCGTCCAGTTGCTGCTCATCGGCGGTATCGGCGCGAGCGCGCTGGTCGGCCCATTCGCGCTCTCGCTGTTCTGGAAGAAAACCTCGCAGGTGGGCTTCGTCGCGGGCGTCGTCGGCTCGCAGGCGGTCACGGCCTTCCTTCTCCTTGCGAGCTACGACATCCTGGTGACCAGCCCAACCATCAAGCTCTGGGAAATCATGGCCGTTGGCCACCTGCTGTCGACCGGCCTCGCCACCGGGGTGAGCCTGCTCTCGCCGGACGATTTCGACTTCGACAGTATTGCCCAGGAGACCCCACAGGCCATGGCTGACGGCAGCGGAGGTGATTCGGAATGA
- a CDS encoding cyclase family protein (PFAM: Putative cyclase~KEGG: hut:Huta_1354 cyclase family protein), producing the protein MYDLSQPLETGMQTYPGDPEVRVEPAATYPEDTCRVEAVSCGSHTGTHVDAPSHTEADGRSLDSYPISAFALDTIRVDCRDLGAREPIPAERVPDGKDAERADCVVFWTGWDEHWGSNEYLDHPSLPPVAAERCAEQGLAVGTDTLNPDPTPTENTASDEPEGFAAHHALLGADCLIFENLSNLGAVGEQFELRAYPIKLGGDGAPVRAVGVPQA; encoded by the coding sequence ATGTACGACCTCTCACAGCCCCTCGAAACCGGGATGCAGACGTATCCGGGCGATCCCGAGGTTCGGGTCGAGCCGGCGGCGACTTACCCGGAAGATACCTGCCGTGTCGAGGCCGTCTCGTGTGGGAGTCACACCGGCACCCATGTCGACGCTCCCTCCCACACGGAGGCTGATGGGCGCAGCCTCGACAGCTATCCGATATCGGCGTTCGCGCTCGACACCATCCGGGTGGACTGTCGTGACCTCGGCGCTCGGGAGCCGATTCCGGCCGAGCGCGTCCCCGACGGCAAGGACGCAGAGCGTGCTGACTGCGTTGTCTTCTGGACCGGGTGGGACGAGCACTGGGGAAGCAACGAGTATCTCGACCACCCGTCTCTCCCGCCGGTCGCTGCCGAGCGCTGTGCTGAGCAGGGGCTTGCGGTCGGGACGGATACACTCAATCCTGACCCGACGCCAACGGAGAACACTGCATCCGACGAACCGGAGGGGTTCGCGGCCCATCATGCGCTGCTGGGTGCGGACTGTCTGATCTTCGAGAACCTCAGCAACCTCGGCGCGGTGGGCGAGCAGTTCGAACTCCGAGCCTACCCCATCAAACTGGGCGGCGACGGCGCGCCGGTGCGGGCGGTCGGCGTGCCACAGGCGTAG
- a CDS encoding Agmatinase (KEGG: hje:HacjB3_04130 arginase/agmatinase/formiminoglutamase~PFAM: Ureohydrolase) → MSRGPDRSRAAEFRNRTTGADVELAYAGIDTFLKADLAEIDDVGGADAAVLGAPYDGAVSNRPGARYGPDAVREASAWWAYLSGYKGGLTNMRTGEQVDYGDLSVVDTGDVPVFPMDCETTADSIAAHVATIAAQGTMPVLIGGDHYCTFPAVRGFAEGADLDSVGLVQIDAHTDTVAESAVFGEHFHGSSTHHIADSEFADYANVSQVGIRGYESPAFFEFADETGLNLFTMNEVNERGIGPVTEAAVEAAADGTDAVYVTFDIDSVDPSDAPGTGTPEPGGLSADQALTVMETLGAHDSVAAADLMEVAPDHDPAGNTSRLAANLLVALLERKFAV, encoded by the coding sequence ATGAGTCGCGGCCCCGACCGCTCGCGCGCAGCCGAGTTCCGCAACCGCACGACTGGCGCCGATGTCGAACTCGCCTACGCGGGCATCGACACGTTCCTGAAAGCCGACCTCGCGGAGATCGACGACGTTGGCGGTGCCGACGCTGCGGTGCTCGGCGCGCCCTACGACGGCGCCGTGTCGAACCGCCCGGGTGCCCGCTACGGCCCCGATGCTGTCCGGGAGGCAAGCGCGTGGTGGGCCTACCTCTCGGGCTACAAGGGGGGGCTGACCAACATGCGCACCGGCGAGCAGGTGGATTACGGCGACCTCTCGGTGGTCGATACCGGCGACGTACCGGTGTTCCCGATGGACTGCGAGACGACAGCCGACTCTATCGCTGCCCACGTCGCAACCATCGCCGCCCAGGGGACCATGCCGGTGCTCATCGGCGGCGATCACTACTGCACCTTCCCGGCGGTTCGTGGCTTCGCCGAGGGAGCCGACCTTGACTCCGTGGGCCTCGTCCAGATTGACGCCCACACCGACACCGTTGCGGAGTCGGCGGTGTTCGGCGAGCATTTCCACGGCTCCTCGACCCACCACATCGCGGACTCCGAGTTCGCCGACTACGCGAACGTCTCGCAGGTCGGCATCCGAGGGTACGAGTCGCCAGCGTTCTTCGAGTTCGCCGACGAGACGGGGCTGAACCTCTTCACAATGAACGAGGTGAACGAGCGCGGCATCGGCCCCGTGACCGAGGCAGCGGTCGAGGCTGCGGCCGACGGCACCGACGCGGTCTACGTCACCTTCGACATCGACTCGGTGGACCCGAGCGATGCGCCGGGGACGGGTACTCCGGAGCCGGGTGGCCTCTCGGCTGACCAGGCGCTCACGGTGATGGAGACGCTCGGCGCTCACGATTCTGTCGCGGCTGCGGACCTGATGGAGGTCGCGCCCGATCACGACCCCGCGGGCAACACCTCACGGCTGGCGGCGAATCTGCTGGTGGCGCTGCTGGAGCGGAAGTTCGCGGTGTAA
- a CDS encoding Acetylornithine transaminase (KEGG: nph:NP6188A aminotransferase class III (4-aminobutyrate aminotransferase)~PFAM: Aminotransferase class-III) encodes MSKHDHHPTNATIESQYEEYVMPIWKSLDVPLERATGCTVQDFDGNEYLDVFSGIAVTNAGHRNERVVEAAKDQLDEFVHGCSYVHPNQPVADLAERLSEVTPGDLQKSFFCNSGTEAVEGAIKLARKYTGSKEVLAVEMGFHGRTLGSLALTGNRAYKAGMAPTINDVAHIQPPYGYRCQSCDGGPCTNACATNVERVIDSHTAGDLAAIVVEPVMGEGGIIVPPQGWLAELEAVAHEHDALLIADEVQSGYGRTGSFWAVDHFEAEPDIVTQAKGIANGLPLGAFTASAEVADTFQAGDHLSTFGGNPVACAAALATIAELEDGLIDNAADQGAWLAERLDELEARFDVVGETRGLGLMQGVELVDTSETGPQGVGPAPDSTLAKHVSRNLRERGIVMGVGGFHTNVMRIQPPLSISRTQFERAIDGLEAAIEAER; translated from the coding sequence ATGAGTAAACACGACCACCACCCCACCAACGCGACGATTGAATCGCAGTACGAGGAGTACGTTATGCCCATCTGGAAATCCCTGGACGTTCCGCTGGAGCGTGCGACGGGCTGTACGGTTCAGGATTTCGACGGTAACGAGTATCTCGACGTGTTCTCCGGTATCGCCGTCACCAACGCCGGCCACCGCAACGAGCGGGTCGTCGAGGCTGCCAAGGACCAACTCGATGAGTTCGTCCACGGCTGTTCGTACGTCCACCCGAACCAGCCTGTTGCCGACCTGGCCGAGCGGCTGTCCGAGGTCACGCCAGGGGACCTCCAGAAGAGCTTCTTCTGTAACTCCGGCACCGAAGCCGTCGAGGGCGCCATCAAGCTCGCCCGAAAGTACACCGGGAGCAAGGAGGTGCTCGCCGTCGAGATGGGGTTCCACGGCCGCACGCTGGGTTCGCTCGCGCTCACGGGCAACCGGGCGTACAAGGCCGGTATGGCTCCCACCATCAACGATGTTGCCCACATCCAGCCCCCCTACGGCTACCGCTGTCAGTCCTGTGACGGCGGCCCCTGCACGAACGCGTGTGCCACCAACGTCGAGCGAGTCATCGACAGCCACACTGCTGGCGACCTCGCGGCCATCGTCGTCGAACCCGTGATGGGCGAGGGCGGCATCATCGTCCCGCCGCAGGGCTGGCTCGCCGAACTCGAGGCAGTCGCCCACGAACACGACGCGCTCCTCATCGCCGACGAGGTGCAGTCGGGCTACGGCCGCACCGGCTCCTTCTGGGCGGTCGACCATTTCGAGGCGGAACCGGATATCGTCACGCAGGCCAAGGGCATCGCCAACGGCCTCCCGCTGGGGGCGTTCACCGCCAGCGCGGAGGTGGCAGACACCTTCCAGGCGGGCGACCACCTCTCGACGTTCGGGGGCAACCCCGTCGCGTGTGCCGCGGCACTGGCGACTATCGCCGAACTCGAGGACGGCCTCATCGACAACGCCGCCGACCAGGGCGCGTGGCTGGCCGAGCGCCTCGACGAACTGGAAGCGCGCTTCGACGTGGTGGGCGAGACGCGCGGGCTCGGCCTGATGCAGGGGGTCGAACTGGTCGACACGAGCGAGACTGGCCCGCAGGGCGTCGGCCCCGCGCCGGACAGCACGCTCGCGAAACACGTCAGCCGGAATCTTCGGGAGCGCGGCATCGTGATGGGGGTCGGTGGCTTCCACACCAACGTGATGCGCATCCAGCCGCCGCTCTCAATCTCCCGTACCCAGTTCGAACGCGCAATCGATGGCCTCGAGGCGGCGATCGAGGCGGAACGATGA
- a CDS encoding Ribonuclease R winged-helix domain protein (PFAM: Ribonuclease R winged-helix domain~KEGG: nmg:Nmag_1785 ribonuclease R winged-helix domain protein) produces the protein MSSDGGPTLDRRTFDLLRLVDANEPIGSIRLVELLQQRGYSIKDRTVRLTLSELDEAGLTDKVPGKGRQLTAAGRAELERGDVSGRLAQVRERIATLQSRVSYDPADDAGDLVVAEAVVPDEQFGDALADLRALEAAGMGPVVTAAEPIEGGYRLAFPSSVTLDGSLLVRGIRSELQTAGLVEYNPDAGAVTRYVDAISGEGSTMDVVRLLIEADRTGVDAVVEGETGLLIVDNREFPLTRYDETNGIAHALRETLGGVLSISRPREDGPFPGEAPGWDFASATYAGVGELALSLLAERDRLQGWETLAGLRARSKLAPVETVLEKHAD, from the coding sequence ATGAGCAGCGATGGGGGGCCGACCCTCGACCGACGGACGTTCGACCTGCTTCGGCTCGTCGACGCTAACGAACCCATTGGCTCCATCAGGCTGGTGGAGCTACTCCAACAGCGGGGCTACTCCATCAAGGATCGGACCGTCCGGCTTACCCTCTCGGAACTCGACGAGGCCGGTCTCACGGACAAGGTGCCCGGGAAGGGCCGGCAGCTGACCGCAGCCGGACGGGCGGAGCTCGAGCGCGGCGACGTGTCGGGGCGGCTGGCGCAGGTGCGCGAACGCATCGCGACGCTCCAGAGCCGGGTGAGCTACGACCCGGCCGACGACGCCGGCGACCTGGTGGTCGCTGAGGCCGTGGTTCCCGACGAGCAGTTCGGCGACGCGCTGGCGGACCTGCGGGCACTCGAGGCGGCCGGCATGGGCCCGGTGGTGACCGCCGCGGAGCCGATCGAGGGCGGCTACCGACTCGCGTTCCCCTCATCGGTCACGCTCGACGGGAGCTTGCTCGTCCGGGGAATCCGCTCGGAGCTCCAGACAGCCGGGCTGGTGGAGTACAACCCTGACGCGGGCGCAGTCACGCGCTACGTCGACGCCATCAGCGGCGAGGGCTCAACGATGGATGTCGTGCGCCTGCTCATCGAGGCCGACCGCACCGGCGTCGACGCCGTCGTCGAGGGGGAGACGGGCCTCCTCATCGTCGACAATCGTGAGTTCCCGCTCACGCGGTACGACGAGACCAACGGTATCGCCCACGCACTGCGTGAGACACTGGGCGGCGTCCTGAGTATCAGTCGACCCCGGGAGGACGGGCCGTTCCCCGGCGAGGCACCGGGGTGGGATTTCGCCTCGGCCACGTACGCCGGTGTCGGGGAACTCGCGCTCTCGCTCCTCGCTGAGCGTGACCGCCTCCAGGGGTGGGAGACGCTAGCCGGCCTCCGCGCCCGGTCTAAGCTCGCACCCGTCGAAACAGTTCTCGAGAAGCACGCCGACTGA
- a CDS encoding alkyl hydroperoxide reductase/ Thiol specific antioxidant/ Mal allergen (PFAM: Alkyl hydroperoxide reductase/ Thiol specific antioxidant/ Mal allergen~KEGG: hwa:HQ2009A thioredoxin-dependent hydroperoxide peroxidase), with the protein MSPSFVDFSLPNLGAGPDPFSVDALPEEVRFVLLCFQRDYHCTNCRKQVQQLAEQYPAFQERGAEVVSIVPEPPERVAEWQADYDLPFPLLADPDAEVGDAYDQPVRFGFLGDWSDFLGRMPAIVVLDRRGEPPTVAAVHRGRSTFDRPTVDELLAELDELLAELGEHREN; encoded by the coding sequence ATGAGCCCGTCGTTCGTCGACTTCTCGCTCCCGAATCTCGGCGCCGGCCCGGACCCGTTCTCCGTGGACGCGCTGCCGGAGGAGGTTCGGTTCGTCCTCCTCTGTTTCCAGCGGGACTACCACTGCACTAACTGTCGGAAGCAGGTCCAGCAGTTGGCCGAGCAGTACCCAGCGTTTCAGGAGCGTGGTGCGGAGGTGGTCTCAATCGTTCCGGAGCCACCCGAGCGCGTGGCCGAGTGGCAGGCCGACTACGACCTGCCCTTCCCGCTGCTGGCGGACCCGGACGCCGAGGTGGGTGACGCCTACGACCAGCCGGTCCGGTTCGGTTTCCTGGGCGACTGGAGCGACTTCCTCGGACGGATGCCGGCGATTGTCGTCCTGGACCGCCGCGGCGAGCCCCCGACCGTCGCGGCGGTCCACCGCGGGCGCTCGACGTTCGACCGGCCAACCGTCGACGAGCTACTGGCGGAACTGGACGAGCTACTGGCGGAACTCGGCGAACACCGCGAGAACTGA